Genomic DNA from Penaeus chinensis breed Huanghai No. 1 chromosome 21, ASM1920278v2, whole genome shotgun sequence:
tcctcgtccttctttaaTTAGTTAATCTGAACGTAACATTGTAAGACACTTTTCGTTTATAACATTTCCTTCGCACACTGATAATAAGGGTAGTACAAAGGATGTAAATTACAAACATTCCAGAAGTTTTTATTGGTACATTTTCTTCAGTGGCAAAAAAATGAGGAGGCGACGAAACAATCGGACGGAATTGCAGCGGATGAAgtaagcgagggaaatcaaatgagccgaTTTGTAATAGATAATCACGCGACGATAGAAGCTGGATCCAAGGAAAATCACTTTAAATTCAGATCACTGCCGTTATGGCTAGGATGTCTATCAGATTGTTTCGCCTTTAAGATGCCAAATATCATGGCAATAGCGAGAAACAACGGCGGATGGTGGTCGCAATTTTCGCCAACAGCGACGACGAAGCTGGCCATTGCGGATACATTGGTCAAGGTAAGAAAATATCGGAGCTCTATCCTGCCGGAACATGCGAACTAAAGATTTTGCTGAACCTCTTTACCATGAATATGCTTTGCAGTTTACTTCGATCATTCAagaactttcagaaaaaaaataacatttatacgTTAATCACCATATCCTAATTATGTGAAAGAAATGATACTAAGAATACTAATCATTACCGGGATTTTCTATAGTTAACCCTATAGGTAGATGTCAAAGAAAACTGATTCCTAAATCTAAGATAAACTTGTGTATTTCCACAATTTACCAGAAAATAATAGGGATTATTGACGGGTGACTTTTTCCCGATACTGTTCAAAGAAATAACGTTTCTATATGTCCACGCAGTTCACAGTAAGGAAGAATCATAGAACAGCCAGCATGTAGTAGCAAAAAGCCGTGTCATTCAAACTGTTCAGTACAGTCTCacgcaaggatttttttttcatgaatgagACTGTGGTTACTGACATTAAACTTAAggattaataatatcattgaatGAGGGTATTGAATATAATGCACTAGTATAAGGGAAAAACGAacggataaaaaatatattgtatattatcgACGGAAAATAGAGTTTAGTGTAAAATCCATCGGCAcgtatggcaaaaatacatgttatgcccactgcaatacaagtatttattgtatttacacatagatggctctacaagtgcttagtcaccaaagggtcagttattagtcctacctatctcacctgtatacccttttccttgactttcggAAAGggcctttttcattatttcattgtctgaaATGTTAACAAGATTTTAGTAACAATctagtaatcataacatcaataacaataataacagtatcgatatcaattgtattaaaaagaaaattacattcTCCGCTAATTCAAAGAATGTGGAAATCAGAATCGGTCGCTCGGGCCtaatgatagactccttgccggctgagcacatgtggagccatctgtttaTAAGAAAATTCAcagaaaactacaggggacagaacaattCAGTGATGGCTgtatgttgttgtcattatcatcatcattaagcatcttcatctttatcattattattatcattataattattgttattagtagtagtatcatcatcataactatcatcataattgctatcattacctccttggtactaccatcaccatcatcactattatttatattactattatcattcatataatcACTATATGAATACAATCTTAATGATGATGTCAGTAATAATGGTGGTATGGATACCTTCCATCATGCAATCTCTCGCTTTAAGAAATACGGCGCATTACCTTATCCATCAGTACATGAAATAACTTATATCAGATAAACGAAATATTGCATATCATACGCGGATGGGTGCaacctgatttttttcttttttctaaactCACTTGAAAAAATCAATGTTTTGAAAGCTAGATTCTCTAGAACCTATACGTACACCCATGAAACTTTCAGCTCAACTAAGCACGTCGATCCAAAACATGTGCGTGGCAAAACAACACTATTCGAGCAGTGCATTTGCTTGGTGTGTAGCAGACAAGGAAAAGGCAAACCGAGGAAGTTTTCGTAAAAGGGCGAGGTCCTCACATTTTCGAGCGGATTTACCTTATAGATGAATGGACCTATATAAGGCCTTGGCTCTCTGGTTGCTGTACCACATCATAGAACCAGAGGTGAGTAACACGAGCTGTCAATCACTTGTCTGTGAAACAGACTGTCaatcacttgtgtgtgtgtgtatatatatatatatatatatatataaacatacttatatatatataaacatacttatatatatatatatatatatatatatatatgtgtgtgtatacatatatgtataaacatgcatatatttgtatatatacatatatacatatacatatactgtatatatatatatatatatatatatatatatatatatatatatatatatatatatatatatgcagtatgaatatatatatatatatatatatatatatatatatatatgtatatgtatatatatatatatatgtgtgtgtgtgtgtgtgtgtgtgtgtgtatttatacatatatatgtatatatatatttatttatatatatatatatatatatatatatatatatatatatatatatatatatctgtgtgtgtgttaggttgtgtatgtatatatatatatatatatatatatatatatatatatatacatatatacagacacacatattgatagatagatagatgtgtgtatgtgtgtgtgataataccaCAAGGCTCCGTACTGTAAGTCTAATTTTACAAGTCTAATTTTATTATGAAGCAGGCTTGTGCAATCCATATTGGGCCGAGAATACTCTAGACTATCCTGGGATCAAACCACTGAACTCGCTTCTTCCTGTAAACAGATGAAGCTGCTTGCGGTGTGCGTTTTGGCAGGTGTGGCGCTGTTGGCCGCTGGCGAGAACGAGAATGGTAAGATCGGTTGCTTCATATTGTTTCATCATCTCTaacataaaggggaaaaaatatgccTTTTAACTTCACCTTGCACATGTTTCATTTTTCACATTCACAAATGGTAGGTAAAGTCATGGCCTACCAACTTGACAACCAGTTTgaatcatttggtttcgtctttGTTCTTGGCAATGCACTAACTCAACCACTCTCCCCTCTACCGACAGCAGATGAGGCTTCTTACAACCCGGCCAGCCAGAAGTTTCTTGTGGGTGTTCTGAGAACGCAAATGATCAGcacagccaccaccaccaccatcggcgTCGCTGCCACCACTTGCTACAATGGTTGGTCCTTGAAATGAATTGCGATCGTGGTAACTGATGATAGAGAATGTTTGTAGTAGTGAACATAATGAGAATCTAAGAGGATAGGAATGAGATTGTGCAAGCTATCAGTGTAAGGCTGTGTGcatctaagtgtgtgtatgtgtttgcgtgtgtgtctgtgtgtgtacataaactgaCATACCTTGTAATATGCCCATCTTTTGCAGCCATCGGAGCTACCACTTGCTccggaaagaagaggagggctCTGCCCAAGCTCGAGCAGATCGATGACAGGTGAGAGCCTTGGTCAGCTGATTTGATAGACAtgggaattataaaaaaaaaaaaaaaaaaaaaaaaaaaaaaaaaaaaaaaatcactaataaaGTATTCGACTTTTGCTTAGCAGCAGAATAATAACCCACTTGTCAATCGTTTTACAGCACTGCCGGTGACAACCTCCACGCCTCCCTGAACGCAGCCGCCGACGCCGAGGTCGCCAAGAACACCGCCGAGGACGGTTCAGGCCGCCTTGTCTTGTGGAGGACTTCCACAACCACCCTGACTTACACGTCATCCTCCACCGTGTCCGGCACCAAGCTCTCCCTCTCGTACGCCTGCACAGCGTCGGGCATGAACCTGCCACCCAGCTGTTAACCcgtttttttcctattctcctcGATGCCTTGTCGCTTGGCATCGTAAAGATGGCTTTTTCGTGTAACTATTGCTCTATATGCTTTTTCATTAACCTCCCAGGTAATGaaatgtttttctcttatttattgttgttcttgttgtataTTGTATTGTTTATACAGCTATACTTGTAAATAGAAGGACCTTTATTATGTACAGCATGTgtcataagaaataaaaatatatatgtatatatatacgcattcattCGTACTtctatgaaaaaagagagagggaaagggaagagagaaggagagaaagacaaggatagaaggaaagagaagataaagaaaatgattccGAAGTGATTGTTACCTGCGTGTGCTTTTGAAATTGTATTTCAGAATGCTCATAAAAGCAGGGATATTTCTGTATCACTTCCTTTGTTTAATTAGTACATACATTCactagaaaagggaaaaggataagaagaaaggcAAGGATCTAATTTAAGAGGCACGGAAAACAATTGTAGCTTATGTTTCTGTTACATAAATAATCCTATTACCTTCAATAGATATTTCGATCTGGCATAGAGCCAagagtgcacatatatatatatatatatatatatatatatatatatatatatatatatatatatatatagacacacacacacacacacacacacacacagacctatatatatatatatatatatatatatatatatatatatatatatacatatatatatatatatatatatacacacacacatatatatcagtcttATATATTTCTAAGAATCCTAGTTGCGAGCAAAACCTGGAAATAGAAGAACAAGCAATAGTTGATCTGAAGTTCTTCTTGAGAATCTCGGAGATGGTGGAAGCAAAAGCATGGAATATGAGCGGATGAACTATGcgggaatatttaaaaaataagacaTTTCGAGTACGGCTTCCAAATATGAAAAAACGTAGATACAGTAATCACATATTATGAAAGACGTGCATACGAAATAAAAAGTAGAAGTGCCATGAGGAAATTGAATCAACTAAAACATCTTATGTTGCGTTATATTTAACGGAAAAACGCATCACTGGCCTGGGCGTTGAGTTATGAGTACGTTGTAATAAACGTAGAAAAAATAGTGTGAATGGAAATTAAAAACTAGAAAGCACAAGCGATGTGTTTGATGCTTTTCCATCTTATAAGCTGATTAATGGTATAGGCATGGGGATATTACCTTTTTCGACATTCTTTTACACATTGTAAATTGCTCGCTTAATTATAGTTTCATTTTACCGTAAACCGATTCATATCCCcaattacctaaaaaaaaatatttgaactaCCTTTTGCGTATTAAGAAAACGGTAGTCTTGTCTGTATTTCTTAAGGCATTGCGGATTTGTGATAGTCATCGATCGGGACATCATTTTTggtacattcatgtgtgtatgtgtgcgtgtctgtgtaaatgtaaatacacacacacacacacacacacacatacacatatatatatgtatatatatatatgtatatatatgtatatatatacatatatatgtatatatatgtatatatatgaatatatatacatatatataattatatatatatatatatatatgcatatagatatgtatgtatacatgtatgcatatgttttataTCGTTCTTGTGATTTTTCAGAATTACTTGATAGCGTAATGGAAATAGGACTGGCTATTTACAATATAACGCTTCATTTTCCTTGTCATGACGCAGTCCACTTTGTTGGTGGGAGAGATGCGTGTGGAAGTACGGACAAtaagtgatggtgaggataactAACATTGAGAGGAAAGGTGTGGTGTCAGAAAAGTAAAGACCAGTGAAAAGTGTAAAAACTAATACCTTCCagttgtgcgtatacatacacagcttatatgaatataacacagatatatttatataaacaaatatatatatatatttatatatatctatatttatatatatatatatttatatatataattatatatatatatatatatatatatatatatatatatatatgtataaacatatatgtatatatatgtgtgtatatatatatatatagatatatatatatatgtgtgtgtgtgtgtgtgtgtgtgtgtgtgtgtgtgtgtaaatatatacacatacatacacacacatacatatgcacacattatatttgcgtttttgtgtgtatatatgtatgaatatatatatatatatatatatatatgtgtgtgtgtgtgtgtgtgtgtgtgtgtgtgtgtgtgtgtgtgtgtgtgtgtttatacatacattcatatatgtattaatatgtataaattctcacacacacacacacaggcacctacaaatatgtgtctgtatatatatatatatatatatatatatatatatatgtatgtatatatatgtatatatataaatatatatatatatttatttacatatatatatgtatatatatgtatgtgtgtatatatatatatatatatatatatatatataacctagtcACTAGGTGGGCAAGCCAACCCAAgttagtgccggtcccaagcccaggTAAATAGGGAGTATTGGCGTCAGGATGGTCATCcggctataaaaaaaatatatatatatctgccagaacctgatcatagctaCCCCATATACGCATGGGACAAAgttatatatgcatccatataaatgtatatccatacaaacatatatacatatatacatatgtatatatatatgtatacataggtatatatatatatatatatatatatatatatatatatatatatatatatatatatgtgtgtgtgtgtgtgtgtgtgtgtatatattaatttaattataaaCGAACACAAACATTGTAACGCAAATATTTCTTAttttggttgttttccttttcatatatatatatatatatatatatatatatatgtatgtgtgtgtgtgtgtgtgtgtgtgcgtgtgtgtgtgtgtgtgtgtgtgtgtgtgtgtgtgtgtgtgtgtggtgtgtgtgtacatacacgatatatatatatatatatatatatatatatatatatgcatgtatatgtgcatatgtatactttcatataatttatttcGCAGTTTAAGGCTAACGCTTTGGGGAACTGTATACATGAAGCGATTAAACTCTATCCGTCAATCGCTGAGCTCATTCAGGGATCAGTCACGCAGTCTAGTGCACGCTGTTTGACCTACAGGTTAATTATATATAACTCATTTCAGAACTTGCATTGTATGTCTTATATTTTATGAAAGTTGTGTTGAAGCTTGCATAATGAATCAGCTttagttatcgttatttttattactctttttctgCTAATCGAGGCTGCTCCGAGTACAATAGATCACCATTTCTTCGTTACTGCTTTCACCGTTACccaccctctccgtcttcctccccaTCACCCACGCTAGAGAGGTAACTACCCTTATATGACCTGAGGCGTTACGGCTGCCACGTTGTCCTCGCCCTCCTCACACTGACCATAGTGCGTTCATATACTCACGCAAACAGCTCGTGGCGGTCATTTCGTGtaaaaatctgcatatatatttatatatatgcattgagtaTCTTAGTATTTGTTAGTTCTTAGACTTTATTACACTTCAATATCTACAACGAAAGTAGAATCTAGAAACCTCAGTGTATGTTTACCTAAACCATATTGATGGTTACATCGGTCTGTGATTGTGTTAGCATCTGTGTTACAGGTAGAAACTTGCCGTGTACAAACGACAGAAAATGTAACGCAGATAAACATTGATTGTGAAAATGTAAACGAGGTTTGGTACATCAATAATAAACTAGAAAGCAAGATATATTTATTTGGCAAGACTACGAGCGAGGAGGAAAAGTAAACAACAGACAAGGAAAACGGTGTCAGGACTGACTAAAGAGAAGTTCAACTTTTAAAAGGTAAGGAAGTAAACAGTATTCTAAATATAATTTTCAGTCCATTGCCACCGAATGCCTATAGTGTCCACTACAGTTTTGATTTGTGAAATAAGTTTATaaagagatggctccacaagtgctaattttaatatttttgattATTAGAAACAATACTGTCATTGACATTATGAGTAATTTAATGTTCTTCAAATAATGATAGCTATCAGAAAACACGAGAAACTAAAATCTTTCCAAAAGTTATGGAACGGGTAAACAAGTAGAATAGGCAGGACTAATGGGCCTACTAGTGACTAGAAAGCAccagtggagccatctgtgtgtcaacaaaactgataaacaaatataacagtGGACATAGCTTAGGCGCACAAAAACATTGAAATAAATATGTGCGCAGTACATCAGTGTAAACAAGCAACAATTTTAAACatacttcctctacccccctccccctctctctctctctctctctctctctctctctctctctctctctctctctctctctctctctctctctctctctctctctctctctctctctctctctctctctctctctctctctctctctctctctctctctctctctctctctctctctctctctctctctctctctctctctctctctctctctctctctctctctctacacacacaaacactaacacgtaCTTCAGTAATCAACAATAATGATCTacctcttaacacacacacatacacacacacactaacacgtacTTCAGTAATCAAAAATAATGATCTacctcttaacacacacacacacacacacacacacacacacacacacatatatatatatatatatatatatatatatatatatatatatatgtatatatattatgcatatacatatccatatacatgtgtgtgtatgtatacatatacatatttatatatatatatatatatgtatttatatttatatataaacatatatatattcggtatatatatatattctctctctctctctctctctctctctctctctctctctctctctctctctctctctctctctctcctctccctctctctctctctctctccctctccctctacctctccctctccctctccctctccctctccctctccctctccctctccctctccctctccctctccctctctctctctctctctctctctctctctccctctctctccctctctctctccctccctccctccctccctttctctctctctctctctctctctctctctctctctctctctctctctctctctctctctctctctctctctctctccctctctctctctccctccctctctctctctccctccctctctctctttctctctctctctctctctctctctctctctctctctctctctctctctctctctctctctctctctctctctctctctctctctctctctccccctctctctctccccccccccctctctctctctctctccccccctctctctctctctctctctgtctctctgtctctctctctctctctctctctctctctctctctctctctctctctctctctctctctctctctctctctctctctctctctctccctctctctctcccccccccctctctctctctccccctctctctctctctctctctctctctctctgtctctctctctctctctctctctctctctctctctctctctctctctctctctctctctctctctctctctctctctctctctctctctctttctctctctgtctctctgtctctctctctctctctctctctctctctctctctctctctctctctctctctctctctctctctctctctctctctctctcattctctctctctctctctctctctctctctctctctctctctctctctctctctctctctctctctctctctctctctctctctctctctctatcattctctatcattctctctctctcgctctctctctctctctctctctctctctctctctctctatctctatctctatctctatctctctctctctctctctctctctcatatatgtgtgtatatatataaatatatatatatatatatatatatatatttatatatatatatatatatatatatatgtatgtatgtagatgtatttatacacacacacacacacacacacacacacacacacaca
This window encodes:
- the LOC125036736 gene encoding uncharacterized protein LOC125036736, with protein sequence MKLLAVCVLAGVALLAAGENENADEASYNPASQKFLVGVLRTQMISTATTTTIGVAATTCYNAIGATTCSGKKRRALPKLEQIDDSTAGDNLHASLNAAADAEVAKNTAEDGSGRLVLWRTSTTTLTYTSSSTVSGTKLSLSYACTASGMNLPPSC